A genomic segment from uncultured Marinifilum sp. encodes:
- a CDS encoding type II secretion system F family protein: MSINLKEISVPKEKKEQKKNKSQTGSFDFLNKEISLSGNKIKDKQKEDFYSGLGMLISSGIDMRTALKIICDEQKKTKEKELFTNLYDALIGGQNLSEAMRSSDKFSAHECYSVGIGEETGRLKEVLLDLTAFFTNKIKQRRQLVNTFTYPAIVIATAFLVVIFMMNFIVPMFVDIFSRFNGELPLLTRWVMSASESFKENFWLGALFLGGLVFLIYTCK, encoded by the coding sequence ATGAGCATTAACTTAAAGGAAATATCTGTACCCAAAGAGAAGAAAGAACAAAAGAAGAACAAGAGTCAAACAGGTTCTTTCGACTTCTTAAATAAGGAGATATCCTTATCGGGGAACAAGATAAAAGATAAGCAAAAAGAGGATTTCTATTCCGGACTAGGCATGTTAATTTCTTCGGGAATTGATATGCGAACGGCATTAAAAATAATTTGCGACGAGCAGAAAAAAACAAAAGAAAAAGAGTTGTTCACAAATTTGTACGATGCTTTGATTGGGGGACAGAATCTTTCTGAAGCAATGAGAAGTTCAGATAAATTTTCAGCTCACGAATGTTATAGTGTTGGTATTGGTGAAGAAACCGGACGATTAAAGGAAGTGCTGTTAGATTTAACTGCTTTTTTTACCAATAAAATAAAACAAAGAAGGCAATTGGTGAATACTTTTACCTATCCTGCAATTGTAATTGCCACCGCATTTCTGGTTGTTATTTTCATGATGAATTTTATTGTTCCCATGTTTGTTGACATTTTTAGTCGTTTTAATGGCGAATTGCCTTTGTTAACTCGTTGGGTTATGAGTGCATCAGAATCGTTTAAAGAAAATTTTTGGTTGGGAGCTTTATTTCTGGGTGGATTGGTATTTCTGATTTATACCTGTAAATAG
- a CDS encoding type II secretion system protein, translating to MKKPNKIKAFTLVEIIMVMILSLLVLGIITLGYRHFQQYRAMQEKSANSLSEVLMVQNALNNWFHTAKSIRMEDEILLFTDSVQFADCVFAKDFLILRRGNQKDTFGLKTRNFLIEKEGGSPYVKSLMFEVADTGMNHSFRFRKEYGKALLFNWKEKNHEH from the coding sequence ATGAAGAAACCAAATAAAATAAAGGCTTTTACTTTAGTGGAAATTATCATGGTGATGATTTTAAGCCTTTTAGTGCTTGGGATTATTACATTGGGATATCGACATTTTCAGCAATACCGGGCCATGCAAGAGAAGAGTGCAAACAGTTTATCAGAAGTTTTAATGGTTCAAAATGCACTAAACAATTGGTTTCATACAGCAAAAAGTATTCGAATGGAGGATGAAATTCTTCTGTTCACAGATAGTGTGCAATTTGCTGATTGTGTTTTTGCAAAGGATTTTTTAATTCTGCGTAGGGGAAATCAAAAAGATACATTTGGATTGAAGACCAGGAATTTTTTGATAGAAAAAGAAGGAGGTTCTCCTTATGTGAAATCACTAATGTTTGAGGTGGCAGATACAGGCATGAATCATTCTTTTCGATTTAGAAAAGAATATGGAAAAGCATTGCTTTTTAATTGGAAAGAGAAAAATCATGAGCATTAA